CCGGCGGTCTGTGTCTCGCTGACATGGGTACCGGATTCGACGACTTTTCCCCGCGCGCAACGGCATACGCCACCCAGGGCGTCAGTGCCGATGCCCAGGCGAACCGGGCCCGGTTGCGAGATGCGATGAAGTACGGCGGGTTGAGCCCCTACTCCGGGGAATGGTGGCACTTCGACGGACCCGGCGCGGGTGTCGACCGCCCGATTCTCGATGTGCCGGTAGACTGATATGTCTCATATATTGAGACAATAGTTTCATATCCTGAACCAACATCGGTAGGCTGTGTCACATGGATGACGCGCGCCGGGCTAGCTATACCCACGGGCACCACGAGTCGGTGCTACGAAGCCATCAGCGACGCACCGCGCAGGACTCCGCCGGCTATCTGCTGCCCTGGCTGAGGCCAGGGCTCGCGGTGCTCGACGTGGGATGTGGCCCCGGCACGATCACCGCCGACCTCGCCGCCCTCGTCGCGCCTGGATCGGTCACGGGCATCGACCAGTCCGCCAAGGTCCTTGACGATGCCCGCGAGGAGGCGCAGCGGCGCAACCTGTCCAACATCTCGTTCGCAGTCGGCGACATCGATCGGCTCGACCTGCCCGACGACACCTTCGACGTCGTGCACGCGCATCAGGTGCTGCAGCACGTCACCGATCCGGTGCAGGCGCTACGGGAAATGCGCAGGGTGTGCAAACCGGGCGGAATCGTGGCGGCACGCGACGCCGACTACTCCGGATTCACTTGGTACCCCACGCTTTCCGGCCTGGACGCCTGGCATGACATCTATCAACGGACCGCCCGCGCCAATGGTGGCGAACCGGACGCCGGTCGACGGCTGTTGTCGTGGGCCTTGGCAGCCGGCTACGACGACGTCACACCCTCGGGCAGCCTCTGGTGCTATGCGACGGACACGAGCCGCCAGTGGTGGGGCGGCATGTGGGCCGATCGCATCCTGCATTCCAGCATCGCCCACGACGTCGTGCGGCTCGGCCTGGCAACGCCCACGCAGCTCGAAGAGATCTCAGCGGCATGGCGCCGGTGGGCCGCCGCCCCGGACGGCTGGTTCGGGATCCCACACGGCGAAATCATCTGCCGCGCTTAAATCGCCGCCACACGTCTCCTTTGCCCTGGTCAAGGCAATGGTATTGGCATTCTCTTTTTTTGCAAGTACGTTATGCATCGATGGATAATACGGCCCACACTCCGTCTGGCATCCCGCTGCAGCTGGTCTACGGTCCGGCGGATTTGACCGCGGAGCCGCCGCAGCCGGGAGAGTTCCCCTTCACCCGGGGTAACTTCGCGTCCGGTTATCGGGGCAAGCTCTGGACCTTCCGGCAGTACTCGGGATTCGGTACCGCGGAGGAATCCAACCGCCGTTACCGCTATCTGCTCGAGCAGGGCGGGACCGGATTGTCGGTGGCGCTGGACCTGCCCACCCAATGTGGCTACGACTCCGACGACCCCGAGTTCGGCGAGGAGGTCGGCCGGGTCGGCGTTGCGGTCGACACGTTGGCCGACTTCGAGATCTTGTTCGACGGCATCCCGCTGGACAAGCTCAGCACGAGCATGACGATCAACGGCACGGCGGCGATCCTGCTGGCCTTCTACGTCGCCGCGGCCGAGAAGAAGGGCATTCCGCGGGCGAAGCTCACCGGGACCATCCAGAACGACATCCTCAAGGAGTACGCCTCGCGTGGGACGTGGATCTGGCCGCCGGAACCGTCGCTGCGGTTGATCGCGGACACCATCGAGTTCTGCGCCGCCGAGGTGCCGCGGTTCAACGCCATCTCGGTGGCCGGTGCGCATTTCCGCGATGCCGGAGCCAACGCGGTGCAGGAAATGGCGTTTACCCTCGCCGACGGCGTGACCTACTGCGACACCGTGGTGCAACGCGGCCGGATGACGATCGACCAGTTTGCACCGCAGATCTCGTTCTTCTTCTACACCCACGGCGACTTCTTCGAAGAGATCGCCAAATACCGGGCCGGTCGGCGGCGTTGGGCGACCATCGTGCAGGAGCGCTACGGGGCGAAAACGGCCAAGGCGGCGATGTTCCGCTTCGGCTGTGTCTGCGGCGGAGCGTCGCTGTACGCGCCGCAGGCCCACAACAACATCGTTCGGGTGGCGTACGAGGCGATGGCCGCCGTCCTGGGCGGTGTCCAGTCGATGTTCACCGCGGCCTGGGACGAGCCGTTTGCCCTGCCCACCGAGGAGACCACGACCCTGGCGCTGCGCACCCAGCAGATCTTGGCGCACGAGACCGGTGTGGCCAGCGTCGCCGACCCGCTGGGCGGCTCCTACTTCGTCGAGGCGCTGACGGACGCCACCGAGGCGCGCATCGTCGAGATCATGGCCGACCTGGAGCGGCACGGCGGAATGGTCCACGCCATCGAGGACGGTTACCTGCAGGGCCTGATCGCCGACGAGGCGTTCAAACTCCACCAGGAGATCGAATCCGGCGCGCGCCCGGTCGTCGGAGTCAACCGGTTCGTCACCGAGGAGCCCGACCACGACGTGGTCACCTACGAGCTCGACGCCGAAGGGCGTGATCTCCAGCTCAAGCGGCTCTCGAAGATTAAGTCGGAAAGAGATTCGGCCGCAGTAAAATCCAGTCTTGCCGCACTGTCGCGCGCCGCCGAAGGAAATGACAACCTGATGCACAATTTGATCGACTGCGCCGTCGCGTACTGCACGGTCGGGGAGATGGTTTCCGCGCTCAAGGCGGTGTGGGGCGAGTTTCAGCAACCGGTGGTGTTCTAGGTGGCCGCCCGCATCCTGGTCGCCAAACCCGGTTTGGACGGGCACGACCGCGGCGCGAAAATCGTCGCGCGCACGCTGCGCGACGCCGGGTTCGAGGTCATCTACACCGGCATCCGGCAGCGCATTGAGGACATCGCCTCGATCGCGGTGCAAGAAGACGTCGCCGTGGTGGGCTTGAGCATCCTGTCCGGAGCGCACCTGGCGCTTACCGCCCGCACCATCGACGCCCTGCGCGCCGCCGACGCCGCCGATATCGCCGTCGTGGTCGGCGGCACCATCCCGCACGCCGACGTGCCTAAGCTGCGGTCCGCCGGCGCGGCGGCGGTGTTCCCCACCGGGACACCGCTGGACGTGCTCGTGCGCGAGATCCGCGCACTGACCGGCACGGCGGAACCCGTCACGGAGGAACCATGCGCGTCGGAGTGATGATCGGTGCCGAGCGGGGCGATATGGCCCGCAAGGTGGACAAGCTGGCCGCCGACATCCAGTGGGCCGAGACTGCCGGACTGGACACCGCGTGGATGCCTCAGGTGCCCAACGATTTCGACTGCCTGACCATGGTCTCGTTGATGGCCGCGCACAGCTCGCGCATCGAACTGGGCACCGCGGTGGTGCCGCTGCAGGCTCAGCACCCGATCGCCCTTGCCCGCCAAGCACTTTCGACCCACGCGGTCGCATCGGGACGGCTGGCGCTGGGGGTCGGCCCGTCGCACCACTGGATCATCCGGGACATGCTCGGCCTACCGTACGAGAAGCCGGCTGCCTACACCCGCGACTACCTGCAGGTACTCAACGCCGCGATCGCGGGACCCGGATCGGTTGACGTCGAGAATGATTCGTTCACCGTACACAACCCGATGGCGATCGGGGCAGACACTGTGATGCCGGTGCTGGTCGCCGCCCTGGGGCCGGTGATGCTGCAGATTGCCGGCGAGCTCGCCGACGGCACCGTGTTGTGGATGGCCGACGAGCGCGCGATCGGCGATCACATCGCGCCGAAGATCACCAAGGCCGCCGCGGACGCGGGTCGCCCCGCACCGCGAATCGTTGCCGGCATCCCGGTATGTCTTTGTGCACCTGGACAAGTCGATGAGGCCAAGGAACGGGCCAACCGCATCCTGGGTGAGGCCGAGGTATCGCCGAACTATCAGCGGCTGCTCGACCGTGGCGACGCCCGCGATGTCGGCGATCTGTGTGCGGCCGGCGACGAGGCGGCCATCTTGGGCCGGATGCGCCGCTTCGCCGACGCCGGGGTGACCGACCTGTCGGTGCGGCTGCTGCCGATCGGTGAAAACCGGGACGAGTTGGTCGCCTCCAAGCGTCGTACCCGCGAGATGATCGCCGGACTCGCGGCGGAATTGCGGTGACCGACAGCAACATCGGGCCGCTGACGGGGATCCGCATCCTCGAGGTCGGCACCATGCTGGCGGGCCCGTACGCCACCATGCTGCTGGCCGATCTCGGCGCCGAGGTCACCAAGATCGAGCCCGCCGGAGGTGAGATCTCCCGCAGCGTCGGCGCGACCTACTTCGCCAGCCTCAACCGCAACAAATCCAGCATCGTGTTGGACCTCAATGCCGATTCCGGACAGCATCGGTTGGGTGAACTGGTCGCCGAATCCCACGCGCTGCTGGTGAATCTGAAACCGTCCGCGATCCGCCGGCTCGGTCTGACCTACGACGCGCTGCGGCGACACAACGACAGAATCGTCTGCGTCGCGATCACCGGCTTCGGCCTGTACGGCGGCGACGATCCGGCATTCGACTACGTGGTGCAAGCGGGAGTCGGCACCGCGGCGCTGACCGGCGACCCGGACGGGCCACCGACACTGCCCGGCTACTCCTCGGCCGACAACTCCACCGGAATGACTGCCGCTCTTGGGCTGCTGGCGAAGATCATCTCCGGCACCGGCGGCCAGGTCGACGTGTCGCTGCGCGACGTGATGCTCTCGCAGCTGAACTACCACGCTTCGGCGTATCTCAACGGCGGCATCGAGCCACAGCGCCGCCCGTACGGCGCCCATTCCTATTACGTTCCGGCCCAACTCTTTCCGACCGCCGACGGTTATCTGGCGCTGTTCATCACCCACGACGGATTCTGGAAGTCGTTCGCCGCCGAAGCGGGCATCGGCGGTTTCGAAACCATGGCCGAACGGGTCGCCCGTCGCGACGAAGTGCTGGCCGTGGTCACGGCGATGCTCGCGACCGACACCGCGGTCGGGTGGGAGCGACGATTACGCCCGCTCGGAGTTCCGGCGGCGGCCGTGCGGACCCTGCCCGAGGCGCTGGAGGCGACGCCGGAAGTCATCGTCACCGCAGGCGATTTCCGATTGGTCGGCTCGCCGATCCAGGTCTCGGGTTACCAACCCGAATACCGGCCACCGCCGCCGCTTCCCGAAGGCTGAAGCCGCCGTGCGCCAGGCCGGCGTCACCGCGCGAGCGTGAAGTTAGCCGCACGTTCGGTCCCGAGCGTGAAGTTAGCCGCACGTTCGGCCGCGCCCTGCCCCGGCCGTCACGAGCTGGCGAGTTGCCTCTCCCGGTAGAGCCGCGCCCATTCGGCGCGTGAGCGGATCGACACGTCCACGTCGGCGGCCTTGGCGCGCAAGGCTTTCACGCTCGCCTGATCGCGGGGGGTGCGGGCGAACGGATCCCAGCTGAAGAACCGGCAGGCGTTAGCCCAAGTGATCTTGTTGATGTCGGTGTCGTCGGCACCGGCGGCGTTCAGCTCGGCCAACACTTGCTCCGGCGCGTCAGGCCAGAAGCAGTCCGAGTGCGGGTAGTCGC
This Mycobacterium simiae DNA region includes the following protein-coding sequences:
- a CDS encoding class I SAM-dependent methyltransferase; the protein is MDDARRASYTHGHHESVLRSHQRRTAQDSAGYLLPWLRPGLAVLDVGCGPGTITADLAALVAPGSVTGIDQSAKVLDDAREEAQRRNLSNISFAVGDIDRLDLPDDTFDVVHAHQVLQHVTDPVQALREMRRVCKPGGIVAARDADYSGFTWYPTLSGLDAWHDIYQRTARANGGEPDAGRRLLSWALAAGYDDVTPSGSLWCYATDTSRQWWGGMWADRILHSSIAHDVVRLGLATPTQLEEISAAWRRWAAAPDGWFGIPHGEIICRA
- a CDS encoding CaiB/BaiF CoA transferase family protein, whose translation is MLAGPYATMLLADLGAEVTKIEPAGGEISRSVGATYFASLNRNKSSIVLDLNADSGQHRLGELVAESHALLVNLKPSAIRRLGLTYDALRRHNDRIVCVAITGFGLYGGDDPAFDYVVQAGVGTAALTGDPDGPPTLPGYSSADNSTGMTAALGLLAKIISGTGGQVDVSLRDVMLSQLNYHASAYLNGGIEPQRRPYGAHSYYVPAQLFPTADGYLALFITHDGFWKSFAAEAGIGGFETMAERVARRDEVLAVVTAMLATDTAVGWERRLRPLGVPAAAVRTLPEALEATPEVIVTAGDFRLVGSPIQVSGYQPEYRPPPPLPEG
- a CDS encoding cobalamin-dependent protein (Presence of a B(12) (cobalamin)-binding domain implies dependence on cobalamin itself, in one of its several forms, or in some unusual lineages, dependence on a cobalamin-like analog.), whose product is MAARILVAKPGLDGHDRGAKIVARTLRDAGFEVIYTGIRQRIEDIASIAVQEDVAVVGLSILSGAHLALTARTIDALRAADAADIAVVVGGTIPHADVPKLRSAGAAAVFPTGTPLDVLVREIRALTGTAEPVTEEPCASE
- a CDS encoding methylmalonyl-CoA mutase family protein, whose product is MDNTAHTPSGIPLQLVYGPADLTAEPPQPGEFPFTRGNFASGYRGKLWTFRQYSGFGTAEESNRRYRYLLEQGGTGLSVALDLPTQCGYDSDDPEFGEEVGRVGVAVDTLADFEILFDGIPLDKLSTSMTINGTAAILLAFYVAAAEKKGIPRAKLTGTIQNDILKEYASRGTWIWPPEPSLRLIADTIEFCAAEVPRFNAISVAGAHFRDAGANAVQEMAFTLADGVTYCDTVVQRGRMTIDQFAPQISFFFYTHGDFFEEIAKYRAGRRRWATIVQERYGAKTAKAAMFRFGCVCGGASLYAPQAHNNIVRVAYEAMAAVLGGVQSMFTAAWDEPFALPTEETTTLALRTQQILAHETGVASVADPLGGSYFVEALTDATEARIVEIMADLERHGGMVHAIEDGYLQGLIADEAFKLHQEIESGARPVVGVNRFVTEEPDHDVVTYELDAEGRDLQLKRLSKIKSERDSAAVKSSLAALSRAAEGNDNLMHNLIDCAVAYCTVGEMVSALKAVWGEFQQPVVF
- a CDS encoding LLM class F420-dependent oxidoreductase, which codes for MRVGVMIGAERGDMARKVDKLAADIQWAETAGLDTAWMPQVPNDFDCLTMVSLMAAHSSRIELGTAVVPLQAQHPIALARQALSTHAVASGRLALGVGPSHHWIIRDMLGLPYEKPAAYTRDYLQVLNAAIAGPGSVDVENDSFTVHNPMAIGADTVMPVLVAALGPVMLQIAGELADGTVLWMADERAIGDHIAPKITKAAADAGRPAPRIVAGIPVCLCAPGQVDEAKERANRILGEAEVSPNYQRLLDRGDARDVGDLCAAGDEAAILGRMRRFADAGVTDLSVRLLPIGENRDELVASKRRTREMIAGLAAELR